The following are encoded together in the Ooceraea biroi isolate clonal line C1 chromosome 2, Obir_v5.4, whole genome shotgun sequence genome:
- the LOC105285025 gene encoding trafficking protein particle complex subunit 1, with product MTIHNLYIFSKTGTLLYYTEWNRLNKSGITKEEEAKLMYGMLFSIKSFVSKISPLDSKEGFLYYKTSKYTLHYFETPSGLKFILNTDNASQTARELLQQLYREVYLEYVIKNPLCQLNEPIQSELFKMKVDELFKKSPLFLSRSI from the exons ATGACAATTCACAACTTGtatattttttcgaaaactggAACGTTGCTGTACTATACTGAGTGGAATAGATTAAACAAATCAGGGATAACAAAGGAAGAG GAAGCAAAGTTAATGTATGGAATGTTATTCTCCATAAAATCGTTTGTAAGTAAAATCTCGCCATTGGACTCGAAAGAGGGATTTTTGTACTATAAAACAAGCAAATATACACTTCATTATTTTGAAACGCCATCGGGTCTCAAGTTTATCTTGAACACTGACAATGCGAGTCAGACTGCCAGGGAATTGTTACAGCAATTGTACAGAGAA gtaTACCTggaatatgtaataaagaaTCCACTCTGCCAATTAAATGAACCTATACAGagcgaattatttaaaatgaaagtAGATGAGTTGTTTAAAAAATCTCCTTTATTTCTAAGTCGATCGATCTag
- the LOC105285029 gene encoding insulin-like growth factor-binding protein-related protein 1 isoform X1 gives MSFCDEIGKRRRFGNHCGNNRALDRDGCCKARIPSCDCQSNVGCLDRSDCGGFRPTGTAATGACPGPCQCAEEEIWNSNVPPKPDCQWLSNFAELRRQWSDHGRQQTYKNYSCRSCRCPEDPGKCLLGSMPDPCGCCPDGLCARLLGEPCWNASIPLLPAKYLNDGYCARNYLCELRSDLLEEDAPEATCVCMEQSPACGSNNETYATPCALHEEAMKLRNSSSLRLQHLGPCESRPWILSDLENVASPYGQRVALNCEAQGFPVPDIFWEFHSADGRRVLKLPGEEHEATVHTSEGPEPLMRTSWMQLARLSKEHIGMYHCIANNSMGEASTAAFVSMS, from the exons ATGTCCTTCTGTGATGAAATTGGCAAGAGACGACGTTTTGGCAACCACTGTG GAAACAATCGTGCATTAGACAGGGACGGTTGTTGCAAGGCTCGTATACCTTCGTGTGATTGCCAAAGTAACGTAGGATGCCTGGATCGCAGTGATTGCGGTGGTTTCCGGCCTACCGGGACTGCCGCGACCGGCGCATGTCCTGGGCCGTGTCAGTGCGCCGAAGAGGAGATCTGGAATAGCAATGTGCCGCCTAAACCGGATTGCCAATGGTTGAGTAACTTTGCCGAGCTGCGCCGTCAATGGAGCGATCACGGTCGCCAGCAGACGTACAAAAACTACAGCTGCCGATCGTG TAGATGTCCAGAGGATCCAGGAAAATGTTTATTGGGCTCGATGCCTGATCCTTGCGGGTGCTGTCCGGACGGTTTATGCGCCCGCCTTCTTGGAGAACCATGTTGGAACGCCAGCATCCCTCTTTTACCTGCAAAGTACCTCAACGATGGATACTGTGCAAGAAATTATTTGTGCGAGTTACGTTCCGATCTACTGGAAGAG GATGCCCCGGAGGCTACCTGCGTCTGCATGGAACAAAGCCCTGCGTGCGGTAGTAATAACGAAACTTACGCGACGCCGTGCGCGTTGCACGAAGAGGCGATGAAACTCAGGAACTCGTCTTCCTTGAGGCTGCAACACCTTGGTCCTTGCGAGAGTAGACCTTGGATCCTTTCGGATCTGGAAAACGTTGCCTCACCGTACGGTCAACGGGTCGCGCTGAATTGCGAGGCACAGGGCTTCCCCGTGCCAGATATCTTTTGGGAATTTCACTCAGCTGACGGGAGGAGGGTGCTAAAATTGCCAG GCGAGGAACACGAGGCGACGGTACATACGAGCGAGGGTCCAGAGCCCCTTATGCGGACCTCTTGGATGCAATTGGCTCGGCTAAGCAAAGAGCACATTGGAATGTATCATTGCATTGCTAACAATTCCATGGGCGAAGCGAGTACGGCTGCATTTGTGTCCATGTCGTGA
- the LOC105285029 gene encoding insulin-like growth factor-binding protein-related protein 1 isoform X2 produces the protein MTRRRAFLFAFLLALLFCATIQRGASAVAETTENKSFTEKAQAAGCIECGYYRCPEDPGKCLLGSMPDPCGCCPDGLCARLLGEPCWNASIPLLPAKYLNDGYCARNYLCELRSDLLEEDAPEATCVCMEQSPACGSNNETYATPCALHEEAMKLRNSSSLRLQHLGPCESRPWILSDLENVASPYGQRVALNCEAQGFPVPDIFWEFHSADGRRVLKLPGEEHEATVHTSEGPEPLMRTSWMQLARLSKEHIGMYHCIANNSMGEASTAAFVSMS, from the exons ATGACGCGCCGGAGAGCGTTTCTGTTTGCGTTTTTATTGGCGTTGCTGTTCTGCGCGACGATCCAACGAGGTGCTTCCGCCGTCGCCGAAACTACCGAAAACAAAAGTTTCACCGAAAAAGCACAAGCGGCAGGTTGCATCGAATGCGGATATTACAG ATGTCCAGAGGATCCAGGAAAATGTTTATTGGGCTCGATGCCTGATCCTTGCGGGTGCTGTCCGGACGGTTTATGCGCCCGCCTTCTTGGAGAACCATGTTGGAACGCCAGCATCCCTCTTTTACCTGCAAAGTACCTCAACGATGGATACTGTGCAAGAAATTATTTGTGCGAGTTACGTTCCGATCTACTGGAAGAG GATGCCCCGGAGGCTACCTGCGTCTGCATGGAACAAAGCCCTGCGTGCGGTAGTAATAACGAAACTTACGCGACGCCGTGCGCGTTGCACGAAGAGGCGATGAAACTCAGGAACTCGTCTTCCTTGAGGCTGCAACACCTTGGTCCTTGCGAGAGTAGACCTTGGATCCTTTCGGATCTGGAAAACGTTGCCTCACCGTACGGTCAACGGGTCGCGCTGAATTGCGAGGCACAGGGCTTCCCCGTGCCAGATATCTTTTGGGAATTTCACTCAGCTGACGGGAGGAGGGTGCTAAAATTGCCAG GCGAGGAACACGAGGCGACGGTACATACGAGCGAGGGTCCAGAGCCCCTTATGCGGACCTCTTGGATGCAATTGGCTCGGCTAAGCAAAGAGCACATTGGAATGTATCATTGCATTGCTAACAATTCCATGGGCGAAGCGAGTACGGCTGCATTTGTGTCCATGTCGTGA
- the LOC105285028 gene encoding prominin-1-A, with amino-acid sequence MLQEPVSTDSTPGGNNCTTTDNFLTLRPRNEIREDEMDTVAADVLADDTRNNSNVSHPRTLTSPKDWDEKPKLKFPKFATEERYRMASLHLDKGWFAFDFLRSFLSFVQPYNISTDLLVDAVENRISTTELISESMHVEAAFLSLVGVCCVLACIIPGTELWLACRPIREDYKPTRHPGILAFLLGVLAFILGSCMPTMIICNEAVATGIGKLPVTVETALQDLKDYHADTTSQLRKCLTRSLDVASEAILVDLDNVEELLGKPVQTELAAETGLDVALDALIDLANATQELSSRAESLLKEGERAHKLGLELSRETDEIRRDLEGAVRACSGPDRSLCAVIDSSGIRLDLRIERLLQDDRLLRLRNASRENLTEAGRQARGEYLHVPHHISRTTLDARNQMRREINAARARIVDQTRSVETNNFELSKQLDSARSITDYAVPHVIAFERIRWIVGIATALCVLPIFSLLVGALSCRCGSSENKVRPTLLCGVLTSCFISIALWIVLIVALGISSHMEMLICRPLYDPNYHTMETILETRAFLRRRLTVPLKELFEKCRNNEAAYPAFGLENVIKLEHLTAHWTWPGLSSIISNIKINLKGLQILTPNLQQHLQDLLYACSLNLTAHRTTIQGSILNKDLNTMSVQLDNIFRQLHDRNIARELQSIGIAMRDLTLRRVKPLMKLQDDLVYHLAVLELQIQPLLRQVNQSISHLRTIQYYIDHQGDKIAQLKIKSYVDRLANYLDQWRAHVLSETGTGVFRCRPLWDVLDGLRHLLCGHILSPLNGFWFATFICTVVMIASTPTAHVLSLVYKKLHFAQDVILLPTRTESIDTTESWQTPESPPLPPQNDW; translated from the exons ATGCTTCAAGAGCCGGTCTCGACCGATTCGACCCCAGGCGGTAACAATTGCACGACCACTGACAATTTCCTCACTCTTCGTCCCCGAAACGAGATACGAGAGGACGAGATGGACACGGTGGCGGCGGACGTACTCGCAGACGACACAAGGAACAACTCGAACGTGTCGCATCCGAGAACGTTGACCTCACCCAAAGACTGGGACGAGAAACCGAAGCTGAAGTTCCCGAAATTCGCTACGGAAGAGCGTTACAGGATGGCGAGTTTGCATCTCGATAAGGGATGGTTCGCCTTCGATTTTCTCAGGAGCTTCCTGTCCTTCGTGCAACCTTATAACATATCGACCG ATTTACTTGTGGATGCCGTAGAAAATCGCATAAGCACTACTGAATTGATATCGGAG TCCATGCACGTGGAAGCAGCTTTCCTGAGCTTAGTAGGCGTGTGCTGCGTACTGGCCTGCATAATACCTGGCACGGAACTTTGGCTCGCCTGTCGTCCAATCAGAGAGGATTACAAACCCACTCGGCATCCCGGCATTCTCGCATTTCTCCTCGGCGTTCTCGCCTTTATACTAGG ATCCTGCATGCCGACAATGATAATATGCAACGAGGCGGTGGCAACCGGGATCGGGAAGCTGCCCGTGACAGTGGAGACAGCACTACAGGATTTAAAGGACTACCACGCGGACACCACGTCGCAGCTACGGAAATGCCTCACGAGAAGCTTAGACGTGGCCAGCGAAGCGATTCTCGTGGATCTCGACA ATGTCGAGGAACTGCTGGGCAAACCGGTGCAGACCGAACTCGCAGCCGAGACTGGACTTGACGTGGCGTTGGATGCACTCATTGATCTGGCGAACG CGACGCAGGAGTTATCTAGTAGGGCTGAATCTTTGCTCAAGGAGGGTGAGAGGGCTCACAAACTCGGATTGGAATTGAGTAGGGAAACGGACGAGATACGGCGCGACTTGGAAGGTGCGGTGAGAGCATGCTCGGGTCCAGATCGTTCTCTTTGTGCTGTCATTGACTCTTCGGGGATTCGGCTGGATCTGCGGATAGAACGG TTGCTGCAAGACGATCGTCTGTTGCGTCTACGAAATGCCAGCCGGGAAAATCTGACGGAAGCAGGACGCCAAGCTCGTGGAGAGTATCTGCACGTACCGCATCACATCAGCCGCACCACGCTGGATGCTCGTAACC aGATGCGGCGCGAGATCAATGCAGCACGTGCTAGAATTGTCGATCAAACGCGCAGCGTGGAGACGAACAATTTTGAGCTCTCAAAGCAGCTGGATTCAGCGAGAAGCATCACGGATTACGCTGTACCTCATGTCATCGCTTTCGAGCGTATCAGGTGGATCGTCGGTATAG CTACTGCTCTATGCGTTTTGCCAATTTTTTCGTTATTGGTTGGAGCTTTATCTTGTCGCTGCGGATCATCTGAAAATAAAGTGCGTCCGACTCTTCTATG TGGTGTGCTTACCAGTTGTTTCATCTCAATTGCACTATGGATAGTGTTGATCGTCGCTTTGGGCATTTCCAGCCATATGGAGATGTTGATATGTCGACCGCTTTACGATCCTAACTACCATACTATGGAAACCATATTGGAAACCCGAGCTTTCTTAAGAAGAAGGCTCACAGTTCCTCTCAAAGAGCTCTTTGA AAAATGTCGAAACAACGAGGCAGCTTACCCCGCCTTCGGGctagaaaatgtaataaaactaGAACATTTGACTGCGCATTGGACATGGCCAGGCTTGTCCAgcataatttcaaatattaaaattaacttgAAGGGTTTGCAAATACTAACGCCGAATCTACAGCAACATCTTCAGGATCTCTTATACGCTTGCAGCTTGAATCTCACGGCGCACAGAACCACG ATTCAAGGATCAATTCTGAATAAGGACCTGAATACGATGTCCGTCCAGCTAGATAATATATTCCGTCAGCTGCATGATCGGAATATCGCCAGGGAGTTACAAAGCATTGGAATAGCAATGCGGGATCTGACGCTGCGGCGCGTGAAGCCGCTGATGAAATTACAGGACGACTTGGTGTATCACCTTGCCGTTCTAGAGTTACAGATACAACCTCTTTTACGTCAAGTCAACCAGTCGATCTCCCACCTGAGGACtatacaatattacatagaTCATCAAGGCGATAAAATTGCTCAACTA AAAATAAAGTCGTACGTAGACCGACTGGCGAATTACCTGGACCAATGGCGGGCTCATGTACTCTCCGAAACGGGTACGGGAGTATTCAGGTGTCGACCTTTGTGGGACGTTCTAGATGGATTAAGACACTTACTGTGTGGCCACATTTTAAGTCCTCtc AATGGTTTCTGGTTCGCTACGTTCATATGTACAGTCGTCATGATTGCCAGTACACCAACAGCTCATGTTTTATCGCTGGTGTACAAAAAGCTTCATTTCGCGCAAGATGTTATCCTATTGCCAACGAGAAC gGAAAGTATTGACACAACCGAGTCATGGCAAACACCGGA atCGCCGCCACTTCCGCCACAAAACGACTGGTAG